From a single Pelagovum pacificum genomic region:
- a CDS encoding ABC transporter ATP-binding protein, translated as MIRFEHLSKSFWIRGHKKVVIDDLTMTLPTGKSLALLGRNGAGKTTLLSIIAGIQAADSGEVISDGTISWPVAFGGSFHRDLTGAQNVRFVARAYGVDSEELIEFVEDFAEIGRHFHMPVRSYSAGMRARLTFGLSMGIRFDTYLIDEVTAVGDANFNRKSQAVFLARVKNASAIMVSHSTGKLRGFCDSGIVLNDGRMEYYDDLDEAIARHEEINLTPLARKRA; from the coding sequence ATGATCCGCTTCGAACACCTGTCGAAAAGCTTCTGGATCCGGGGCCACAAGAAGGTCGTGATCGACGATCTGACGATGACCCTGCCGACCGGCAAGTCGCTGGCGCTGCTCGGCCGGAACGGCGCGGGCAAGACCACGCTTTTGTCGATCATCGCCGGCATCCAGGCGGCGGATTCGGGTGAAGTGATCTCGGACGGGACGATCTCCTGGCCGGTGGCCTTCGGCGGCTCGTTCCACCGCGATCTGACCGGCGCGCAGAACGTGCGCTTCGTGGCTCGCGCCTACGGCGTCGACAGCGAGGAGCTGATCGAGTTCGTCGAGGATTTCGCCGAGATCGGCCGCCATTTCCACATGCCGGTGCGCAGCTATTCCGCCGGTATGCGGGCGCGCCTGACCTTCGGACTGTCGATGGGGATCCGCTTCGACACCTACCTGATCGACGAGGTCACGGCCGTCGGCGACGCCAACTTCAACCGCAAGAGCCAGGCCGTCTTCCTCGCCCGCGTGAAGAATGCCAGCGCCATCATGGTCAGCCACTCCACCGGCAAGCTGCGCGGCTTCTGCGACAGTGGTATCGTGCTGAACGACGGGCGGATGGAATATTACGACGACCTCGACGAAGCGATCGCCCGCCACGAGGAAATCAACCTCACCCCGCTGGCGCGCAAGCGCGCCTGA
- a CDS encoding UDP-galactopyranose/dTDP-fucopyranose mutase family protein codes for MDILLVGAGLSGAVIARELAEAGHRCTVIDGRPHVAGNCHTERDPATGVMVHVYGPHIFHTADAGVWDYVNRHMTFRPYRHQVRTTVGDRVYSMPINLLTINQFFGTAMRPDEAAAFIKAKAEPIADPQSFEEQALAFVGREIYEAFFKGYTEKQWGTSPQNLPASILKRLPLRFSYDDNYFAHPFQGMPERGYTEMVESILDHPGIDVHVSTVFQPEMASRYGHVFWSGPLDGWFGYDLGRLGYRTLDFERFEGQGDWQGCAVMNYGDADMPFTRITEHKHFAPWEEHGDSVLYREFSRACGAEDIPYYPIRLVEEKALLGDYVSRADGEEGVTFVGRLGTYRYLDMDVTIREALDTAGAFLAAQKAGTAMSAVVKAPL; via the coding sequence ATGGACATTCTGCTGGTGGGCGCGGGCCTTTCAGGGGCGGTGATCGCGCGCGAGCTGGCCGAGGCGGGCCACCGCTGCACCGTGATCGATGGCCGCCCCCACGTGGCCGGCAACTGCCACACCGAGCGGGACCCCGCGACCGGCGTGATGGTCCATGTCTACGGGCCGCACATCTTCCACACCGCCGACGCCGGCGTGTGGGATTACGTGAACCGGCACATGACCTTCCGCCCCTACCGCCACCAGGTGCGCACCACGGTCGGCGACAGGGTCTATTCCATGCCGATCAACCTGCTCACCATCAACCAGTTCTTCGGCACCGCCATGCGCCCGGACGAGGCCGCGGCCTTCATCAAGGCCAAGGCAGAGCCGATCGCCGACCCGCAAAGCTTCGAGGAACAGGCGCTCGCCTTCGTCGGGCGCGAGATCTACGAAGCCTTCTTCAAGGGCTACACGGAAAAGCAGTGGGGCACCTCGCCGCAGAACCTGCCGGCCAGCATCCTGAAGCGGCTGCCGCTGCGCTTTTCCTACGACGACAATTACTTCGCCCACCCGTTCCAGGGCATGCCCGAGCGGGGCTATACCGAGATGGTCGAAAGCATCCTCGACCATCCGGGGATCGACGTGCATGTTTCGACCGTGTTCCAGCCTGAAATGGCCTCCCGCTACGGCCATGTCTTCTGGTCGGGGCCGCTCGACGGGTGGTTCGGCTACGACCTCGGGCGGCTCGGCTACCGGACGCTCGACTTCGAGCGCTTCGAGGGGCAGGGGGACTGGCAGGGCTGCGCGGTGATGAACTACGGCGACGCGGACATGCCCTTCACCCGGATCACCGAGCACAAGCATTTCGCGCCGTGGGAAGAGCATGGGGACTCTGTCCTCTACCGCGAATTCTCGCGCGCCTGCGGGGCGGAGGACATCCCCTACTACCCGATCCGGCTGGTGGAGGAGAAGGCGCTGCTCGGCGACTACGTTTCGCGCGCGGACGGCGAGGAAGGCGTGACCTTCGTCGGCCGCCTCGGCACCTACCGCTACCTCGACATGGACGTCACCATCCGCGAGGCACTCGACACGGCGGGCGCGTTCCTTGCGGCGCAAAAGGCGGGCACCGCGATGTCCGCCGTCGTGAAAGCGCCTTTGTAG
- a CDS encoding calcium-binding protein, with amino-acid sequence MGYISVRGTLRLGADQLDIGISDLRLGTVSSSSAVVYGTTGRLGGLFTLRLPSNGMASLKDSVIFGSSAYTAAPDLGLIDIGRGPEVATGLDSAGRFVFTDTDASGALNGSRTKPGPSQLTGWVTQVDQANSGTVFAADTRGGILFFGHDGSGGLTGGSMVADTSASHLARVTATATARIGSNDYLFAADSVEKGVTSLRVGTGGATVKDAIGAADGIGIMTPTDIATATVLGETFVLLASSASGGGALSVFKASSSGSLSLADHVTDTLLTRFGQAQTLVTVQSGDRTFVVAGGGDLGLSLFVLLPGGRLVHLESIADTTSIGLGGVQAVTAAKVGSRIEILAASQNEAGLTQLAVSVAEQGVDRRAATSGSSLSGGNGDDLLAGRGGMDSLYGGSGDDILFDGAGADLMHGGAGDDIFIFAADGDTDRVYGFEPGRDRLDLSAFPFLYDTSAIAYGAMSWGARLTVGDEVIDLHSASGGALSRSEAIGAVELDGGHRTAAVPSDLPPVEQGDPPPDIPLPPPPADPGRTVEGTAGQDILEGGGQDDLLRAGAGSDSLYGGYGNDRLEGGDGDDRLLGGEGADWLDGGAGADNLFGGGGHDRLSGGPQDDLLIGGSGNDTLWGDTHQDRLSGGDGRDSLYGGSGHDQLFGEADSDFLFGGWGNDFLRGGSGDDDLAGNEGYDRIEGEHGNDRLYGDGGEDNMSGQSGHDLIAGGHGNDRLSGGDGYDLLYGGTGNDAMYGDAGKDNLNGHDGHDKMAGGSNDDRLSGGGGYDLLYGGSGNDVIYGDPGNDNLIAHEGGDRLYAGSGHDRLSGGGGDDTLIGGTGRDVLYGDPGNDRMDGGSDHDRMSGGSGRDLLFGGSGNDNMHGGSGNDHMLGGSGRDRISGGSGRDVLSGGSSADDFVFDRSSGHDRITDFNVWQDDLQFYGMSRSAVKVSATSAGLLVTWDDDSVLLQGLGGWAADKIDMDFG; translated from the coding sequence ATGGGATATATCTCTGTCCGGGGGACGCTGCGGCTCGGCGCCGATCAACTCGACATCGGGATCAGCGACCTGCGGCTCGGGACGGTCTCGTCCTCCTCCGCGGTGGTCTACGGCACGACGGGGCGGCTCGGCGGGCTGTTCACGCTGCGGTTGCCGTCGAACGGAATGGCGTCGCTCAAGGACAGCGTGATCTTCGGCAGTTCCGCCTACACCGCCGCGCCCGACCTCGGGCTGATCGACATCGGCCGGGGGCCGGAAGTCGCGACCGGGCTCGACAGCGCGGGCCGGTTCGTCTTCACCGACACCGACGCGAGCGGGGCGCTGAACGGATCCCGCACGAAGCCCGGTCCGTCGCAGCTAACCGGATGGGTGACGCAGGTCGATCAGGCCAATTCAGGCACTGTTTTCGCAGCGGACACCCGGGGCGGCATCCTGTTCTTCGGCCACGACGGATCCGGCGGGCTGACCGGTGGCAGCATGGTCGCCGACACCTCTGCCAGCCACCTCGCGCGGGTCACGGCGACGGCCACGGCACGGATCGGCAGCAACGACTACCTGTTCGCCGCGGACTCGGTCGAGAAGGGGGTCACGTCGCTGCGGGTCGGGACCGGCGGCGCGACGGTGAAGGACGCCATCGGCGCGGCCGACGGGATCGGCATCATGACCCCGACCGACATCGCCACGGCGACGGTGCTGGGCGAGACTTTCGTCCTGCTCGCCTCCTCCGCCTCGGGCGGCGGAGCGCTGAGCGTCTTCAAGGCCTCCTCCTCCGGTTCGCTCAGTCTTGCCGACCACGTCACAGATACTCTGCTCACCCGGTTCGGGCAGGCGCAGACCCTTGTGACGGTGCAATCGGGCGACCGCACCTTCGTCGTCGCGGGGGGCGGGGACCTCGGCCTGTCGCTCTTCGTGCTGCTGCCGGGCGGGCGGCTCGTGCATCTGGAGAGCATCGCCGACACGACCTCGATCGGGCTTGGCGGGGTGCAGGCGGTCACCGCCGCGAAGGTCGGCTCCCGGATCGAGATCCTCGCCGCCTCACAGAACGAGGCCGGGCTCACCCAGCTGGCCGTCTCCGTCGCTGAGCAGGGCGTCGACCGGCGCGCCGCCACCTCCGGCAGCAGCCTGTCGGGCGGCAATGGCGACGATCTGCTTGCCGGGCGGGGTGGGATGGATTCGCTCTACGGCGGCAGCGGCGACGACATCCTGTTCGACGGAGCCGGGGCCGACCTGATGCATGGCGGGGCAGGGGACGACATCTTCATCTTCGCGGCGGACGGCGATACCGATCGGGTCTACGGGTTCGAGCCGGGGCGTGACAGGCTCGATCTCTCGGCGTTTCCGTTCCTCTACGATACCTCCGCCATCGCCTACGGCGCGATGTCCTGGGGCGCGCGCCTGACGGTCGGGGACGAGGTGATCGACCTCCACAGCGCCTCTGGCGGAGCCCTGTCGCGCAGCGAAGCGATCGGCGCGGTGGAACTCGACGGCGGCCACCGCACCGCCGCGGTGCCGAGCGACCTGCCCCCGGTCGAACAGGGCGATCCGCCGCCCGACATTCCGCTCCCCCCGCCGCCCGCCGACCCGGGCCGCACGGTCGAGGGCACGGCCGGGCAGGACATCCTCGAGGGCGGCGGCCAGGACGACCTGCTGCGCGCCGGCGCCGGATCGGATTCGCTCTACGGCGGCTACGGCAACGACCGGCTGGAGGGCGGCGACGGCGACGACCGGCTGCTCGGGGGCGAGGGCGCGGACTGGCTCGACGGCGGGGCAGGGGCGGACAACCTGTTCGGCGGTGGCGGACATGATCGTCTTTCAGGAGGACCGCAAGATGATCTTCTGATCGGCGGCTCGGGCAACGATACACTTTGGGGCGACACCCATCAGGATCGCCTTTCAGGAGGAGACGGCCGCGACAGTCTCTATGGTGGCAGCGGTCATGACCAGTTGTTCGGTGAGGCTGATTCCGACTTCCTTTTTGGAGGGTGGGGTAATGACTTCCTTCGTGGAGGCTCGGGAGACGATGATCTTGCCGGGAACGAGGGCTATGATCGGATTGAAGGAGAGCACGGCAACGATCGCCTTTATGGAGATGGTGGTGAGGACAACATGAGTGGCCAGTCGGGTCACGACCTCATTGCCGGAGGTCACGGCAACGACCGGCTGTCTGGGGGGGATGGCTACGATCTGCTTTACGGCGGCACCGGAAATGATGCGATGTATGGGGATGCAGGCAAAGACAATCTGAATGGGCACGACGGCCATGATAAAATGGCAGGTGGTTCTAACGACGATCGTTTATCTGGTGGGGGTGGCTATGACTTACTTTATGGCGGCAGCGGTAACGATGTGATCTATGGTGACCCGGGAAATGATAATCTCATCGCACATGAAGGCGGGGACCGGCTTTATGCAGGCTCTGGCCACGATCGACTCTCGGGCGGTGGCGGAGATGACACTCTGATCGGTGGGACTGGCCGAGACGTACTCTACGGCGACCCGGGCAACGATCGGATGGACGGTGGTTCCGACCACGACCGGATGAGTGGAGGTTCAGGGCGGGACCTGCTCTTTGGCGGTAGCGGCAACGATAATATGCATGGCGGCAGTGGTAATGATCACATGCTGGGTGGATCAGGACGTGATCGGATATCCGGGGGATCTGGCCGCGATGTGCTTTCGGGCGGTAGCTCAGCCGACGACTTCGTCTTCGACCGATCGTCCGGCCATGACCGGATCACCGATTTCAACGTCTGGCAGGACGATCTGCAGTTCTACGGGATGAGCCGGTCGGCGGTGAAGGTGAGCGCGACCTCCGCTGGCCTGCTGGTCACCTGGGACGACGACAGCGTGCTGCTCCAGGGGCTCGGGGGCTGGGCGGCGGACAAGATCGACATGGATTTCGGCTGA